The following proteins are encoded in a genomic region of Drosophila willistoni isolate 14030-0811.24 chromosome 3R, UCI_dwil_1.1, whole genome shotgun sequence:
- the LOC6651167 gene encoding polyamine-transporting ATPase 13A3 isoform X1, with amino-acid sequence MSVSLIDVGTTSATPARPEDLPLQSLFNASLSPSQDVELGRTPYFPRIATKNNLLKLNWWHSPTQPQNPESEAVCLQPNGFDNDGGRNHAHISNATDNNNATPHSSVNTSTRTTPHGSLRGRDRVWGDRKDIKRRCDNNFEPDVNEFDLQDSQRLVDDPLPCVGVLNQDQEDEMKVSGYRHSRMRTLLCWLCIVLTGGLLRLVLHWWRHWYLFATSHPCPLQEAEQVLVEEDYQGKHKLYHVKTVHYLTIDQLKSLLQSEQEERERDCFSSPDETPLQLSVHFSSAQFRHCESLKIFRCKQLVYAWDTNINGFNKINGLDNNVPCSYFHQQRGLTLKEQLSRRIVFGDNEITVPLHDVKTLFFLEVLNPFYVFQLFSVILWFTYNYYYYACVILLMSIFGIAMSIFQTKKNQDVLHKTVMNTGNAWIVNAKGVSKELPTQTLVPGDIIEIPSSGCTMQCDAVLLSGNCILDESMLTGESVPVTKTPLPMKRDVIFDKKDHARHTLFCGTKVIQTRYIGSKKVLACVINTGNITAKGGLIRSILYPPPVDYKFEQDSYKFIQFLALIACIGFIYTLVTKILRGTDPVKIAVESLDLITIVVPPALPAAMTVGRFYAQKRLKANDIFCISPRSINVAGSINCCCFDKTGTLTEDGLDMWGVVPKSLTNQFQIPMKDVQRLPYDHFLFAMVTCHSITVMNGRMMGDPLDLKMFESTGWILEESKDIPENEKYGLIYPTVLRQPNKNVLKAEKCAANQESPSVQRQSSVDDLLANVGLSRTEKNFDHGIVREFPFSSNLQRMSVITRCLSVQGFNVYCKGSPEMMQQLCQPESLPENYSQQLSTFAKKGYRIIAVAFKALAPKVNYTKVQRLSREEVEHNLEFLGFVILENRLKPDTTSVINALTTANIRTIMVTGDNILTATSVARDCGIVTSSQAVITVHASPVDAHASANPNEGIERIDGDLHEFSQYELQYTLELGSKICPSAVLTPNGNGNGIMSGHYKNNDACAPHHSMSTNSLVNGSSSSCAVSMLPNSNSLTSIKTLDTWTHNDPIDVELGASVSRGENWRKHYIFAMDGKTWQIVRDRFPEQMEILLTRGAIYARMSPEQKQALVMELQNLDYCVAMCGDGANDCGALKVAHTGISLSETESSIASPFTSRKPTIAAVPNVIKEGRAALVTSFGIFKYMAAYSLVQFISVMILYSIDSNLTDKQYLYIDLGLISIFAFFFGKTEAFAGQLVRQVPLSSLISPTPLASLLLHLAVVTAFQVTGWFQLQQQPWFNPFTPSDENHLGCYENYTMFAISSFQYIILAFVFSKGAPYRKPIWSNLPFCLTLVINICIIIYLVLYPSAWVQDFFQLIVPPSESDWKYIMLIYGALAFVSHVFVESVIVEQMVFKRLQARRDQRLSTSKQKYMRLEYSINSFTNWPPITEVYEPHDPAALDEVQPTYVNLGAEQNIEVQHTTFPGFYEVPDNKQMQSPISASATLQA; translated from the exons ATGTCCGTTAGTCTAATAGACGTGGGCACTACTTCTGCTACTCCTGCGCGCCCAGAAGATTTGCCTTTGCAGTCACTCTTTAACGCCTCACTATCGCCATCGCAAGATGTGGAACTGGGACGGACTCCCTACTTTCCCCGAATCGCCACGAAAAACAACTTGTTAAAACTAAACTGGTGGCACTCACCCACTCAACCACAGAATCCCGAATCGGAGGCAGTATGCCTACAGCCAAATGGATTTGACAACGATGGAGGCAGAAACCATGCCCACATTTCCAATGCAACAGATAACAATAATGCGACACCACACAGTAGTGTCAACACATCGACTAGGACGACTCCTCATGGTTCGCTAAGGGGACGAGACCGGGTATGGGGCGATCGCAAGGACATAAAGCGGCGTTGCGATAATAATTTTGAGCCCGATGTTAACGAATTTGACCTTCAAGACTCACAGCGCCTTGTGGATG ATCCGTTACCATGCGTGGGTGTATTAAACCAAGACCAGGAGGATGAAATGAAAGTTTCTGGATATCGACACTCTCGTATGCGCACCCTTCTGTGTTGGTTGTGTATTGTTCTAACTGGAGGACTCCTTCGTTTGGTCTTGCACTGGTGGCGTCACTGGTATTTGTTTGCCACCAGCCATCCATGTCCCCTGCAAGAGGCAGAACAAGTATTGGTCGAGGAAGACTACCAGGGCAAGCACAAACTTTATCACGTCAAGACCGTGCACTACCTCACAATTGACCAGTTGAA ATCATTGTTGCAGAGCGAGCAAGAGGAACGAGAACGAGATTGTTTTAGCTCGCCAGATGAAACTCCGCTGCAATTGTCTGTGCACTTCTCGTCTGCACAATTTAGAC ATTGCGAATCGTTGAAGATATTTCGTTGTAAGCAATTGGTTTACGCTTGGGACACCAACATCAATGGATTTAACAAAATCAATGGCCTCGACAATAACGTGCCCTGCTCTTACTTTCACCAGCAACGGGGCCTTACATTGAAAGAACAGCTCTCCAGACGTATTGTGTTTGGCGATAACGAAATAACCGTGCCATTGCACGATGTCAAGACGCTTTTTTTCCTGGAGGTTCTTAACCCTTTCTATGTGTTTCAACTATTTTCGGTCATCCTGTGGTTCACCTACAACTATTACTATTATGCCTGTGTTATTCTGCTGATGTCGATATTTGGTATAGCAATGTCAATTTTCCAAACAAAGAAG AACCAAGATGTGCTTCACAAAACCGTAATGAATACTGGAAATGCTTGGATTGTAAATGCCAAAGGCGTGTCTAAGGAACTTCCAACACAAACTCTCGTGCCTGGCGATATAATTGAAATTCCGTCTTCGGGCTGTACTATGCAGTGCGATGCGGTTTTATTGTCGGGCAACTGCATTCTAGATGAGTCGATGCTAACAGGAGAGAGTGTACCAGTGACTAAGACGCCACTGCCAATGAAGCGAGATGTCATTTTCGACAAAAAGGATCATGCTAGACACACTCTATTTTGTGGCACAAAAGTCATTCAAACCCGATATATTGGGTCAAAGAAGGTGCTGGCCTGTGTTATTAACACTGGTAATATAACAGCAAAGGGCGGGCTCATTCGTTCCATTTTGTATCCTCCGCCCGTAGACTATAAGTTTGAGCAGGATTCgtataaatttattcaatttttggCGCTAATCGCTTGTATTGGGTTTATATACACACTTGTCACAAAG ATATTACGTGGTACGGATCCTGTGAAGATCGCCGTAGAATCTTTAGATTTAATAACAATTGTGGTCCCACCGGCCTTACCAGCAGCAATGACCGTGGGTCGTTTTTATGCCCAGAAACGTTTGAAGGCCAACGATATATTTTGCATTTCGCCGCGTTCCATCAATGTTGCTGGCAGCATTAACTGCTGTTGCTTTGACAAG ACCGGGACTCTTACTGAAGATGGATTGGATATGTGGGGAGTAGTGCCAAAATCTTTGACAAATCAATTCCAAATTCCGATGAAAGACGTGCAGCGCCTTCCCTACGaccattttttatttgctaTGGTGACGTGTCACTCTATTACGGTAATGAACGGTCGCATGATGGGAGATCCATTGGACCTTAAGATGTTTGAGTCAACAGGATGGATACTAGAGGAATCCAAGGATATACCAGAAAATGAGAAATACGGCCTAATCTATCCGACTGTTCTGCGACAGCCGAATAAGAATGTGCTGAAGGCCGAGAAATGCGCTGCAAATCAAGAAAGTCCGTCAGTTCAACGACAGTCTTCTGTAGATGATCTATTGGCGAATGTTGGTCTGTCACGAACTGAAAAGAATTTTGATCATGGGATTGTTAGGGAATTTCCATTTTCATCAAATCTCCAGCGCATGTCTGTCATAACTCGCTGCTTAAGTGTACAGGGCTTCAATGTGTACTGCAAAGGATCTCCAGAGATGATGCAACAGCTATGTCAGCCAGAAAGCTTGCCGGAAAACTACTCACAGCAGTTGTCTACGTTTGCTAAAAAGGGCTACCGGATTATCGCTGTGGCATTTAAGGCACTCGCTCCCAAGGTAAACTATACGAAAGTGCAGAGGCTTTCCCGCGAGGAGGTCGAACACAATTTGGAGTTTCTGGGATTTGTCATTCTCGAAAATCGATTAAAGCCTGATACCACGTCTGTAATAAATGCCCTTACAACTGCTAATATTCGTACTATAATGGTTACTGGCGATAACATACTGACTGCGACAAGCGTGGCCCGAGATTGTGGAATTGTCACATCCTCGCAGGCAGTGATTACGGTACACGCCTCTCCAGTTGATGCGCATGCTAGTGCTAACCCCAATGAAGGAATTGAGAGGATCGATGGTGATCTGCATGAATTTAGCCAATACGAGCTGCAGTATACACTCGAATTGGGTAGTAAGATTTGCCCATCTGCTGTCTTGACACCCAACGGTAATGGAAATGGAATTATGTCAGGtcattataaaaataatgatGCCTGTGCTCCTCACCATTCAATGTCAACGAACTCGCTGGTAAATGGTTCTAGCTCTAGTTGTGCTGTTAGTATGTTACCGAACAGCAACAGTTTGACCAGTATTAAAACGTTAGACACATGGACTCACAATGATCCGATTGATGTCGAACTCGGAGCCAGTGTTTCACGTGGGGAAAATTGGCGAAAACACTACATATTTGCCATGGATGGAAAGACGTGGCAAATTGTTAGAGATCGTTTCCCAGAGCAAATGGAAATCCTTCTGACTCGAGGTGCCATATATGCTCGCATGTCTCCGGAGCAAAAGCAGGCCCTAGTTATGGAGCTACAGAATCTGGACTACTGTGTAGCTATGTGCGGGGACGGAGCCAATGACTGTGGTGCTCTAAAAGTAGCACATACTGGAATTTCTCTAAGCGAAACTGAATCGTCTATAGCCTCACCTTTTACATCTCGTAAACCTACTATTGCGGCAGTACCTAATGTAATAAAAGAAGGTCGAGCCGCCTTAGTTACATCATTTGGTATCTTTAAATACATGGCCGCCTATTCCCTGGTGCAGTTCATTTCAGTTATGATCCTATATTCTATAGACTCCAATTTAACAGACAAGCAGTACCTGTATATAGATTTGGGTTTGATATCGATATTTGCGTTTTTCTTCGGTAAGACGGAGGCGTTTGCTGGTCAGCTTGTTAGGCAAGTTCCGCTTAGTTCATTAATATCACCTACCCCGCTAGCTTCACTGTTACTGCATTTAGCCGTCGTGACGGCGTTTCAAGTGACTG GTTGGTTTcaactgcagcaacaaccaTGGTTTAATCCCTTTACACCATCTGATGAAAACCACCTGGGCTGCTATGAAAACTATACTATGTTTGCCATATCCAGTTTCCAATATATTATACTCGCATTTGTCTTTTCAAAGGGTGCCCCTTATCGAAAACCAATCTGGTCTAACTTGCCCTTTTGCCTGACGCTGGTGATAAACATTTGCATTATAATTTATCTTGTGCTCTATCCCAGCGCCTGGGTGCAGGACTTTTTCCAACTTATAGTACCGCCAAGTGAAAGTGATTGGAAATATATTATGCTAATCTACGGAGCTTTGGCGTTTGTTAGTCATGTCTTTGTCGAGTCCGTCATTGTCGAACAAATGGTGTTCAAGCGATTACAAGCGCGGCGTGACCAACGGTTGAGCACATCAAAACAAAAGTATATGCGATTGGAGTATAGTATAAACTCATTTACAAACTGGCCTCCGATAACTGAAGTATACGAGCCACATGATCCTGCTGCATTAGATGAAGTTCAACCTACGTATGTTAACTTGGGTGCTGAGCAGAATATTGAGGTACAGCACACCACTTTTCCTGGATTTTATGAAGTTCCGGATAACAAACAAATGCAATCTCCAATTTCCGCTTCAGCGACATTGCAAGCATAA
- the LOC6651167 gene encoding polyamine-transporting ATPase 13A3 isoform X2, with amino-acid sequence MMNSEVLRDPLPCVGVLNQDQEDEMKVSGYRHSRMRTLLCWLCIVLTGGLLRLVLHWWRHWYLFATSHPCPLQEAEQVLVEEDYQGKHKLYHVKTVHYLTIDQLKSLLQSEQEERERDCFSSPDETPLQLSVHFSSAQFRHCESLKIFRCKQLVYAWDTNINGFNKINGLDNNVPCSYFHQQRGLTLKEQLSRRIVFGDNEITVPLHDVKTLFFLEVLNPFYVFQLFSVILWFTYNYYYYACVILLMSIFGIAMSIFQTKKNQDVLHKTVMNTGNAWIVNAKGVSKELPTQTLVPGDIIEIPSSGCTMQCDAVLLSGNCILDESMLTGESVPVTKTPLPMKRDVIFDKKDHARHTLFCGTKVIQTRYIGSKKVLACVINTGNITAKGGLIRSILYPPPVDYKFEQDSYKFIQFLALIACIGFIYTLVTKILRGTDPVKIAVESLDLITIVVPPALPAAMTVGRFYAQKRLKANDIFCISPRSINVAGSINCCCFDKTGTLTEDGLDMWGVVPKSLTNQFQIPMKDVQRLPYDHFLFAMVTCHSITVMNGRMMGDPLDLKMFESTGWILEESKDIPENEKYGLIYPTVLRQPNKNVLKAEKCAANQESPSVQRQSSVDDLLANVGLSRTEKNFDHGIVREFPFSSNLQRMSVITRCLSVQGFNVYCKGSPEMMQQLCQPESLPENYSQQLSTFAKKGYRIIAVAFKALAPKVNYTKVQRLSREEVEHNLEFLGFVILENRLKPDTTSVINALTTANIRTIMVTGDNILTATSVARDCGIVTSSQAVITVHASPVDAHASANPNEGIERIDGDLHEFSQYELQYTLELGSKICPSAVLTPNGNGNGIMSGHYKNNDACAPHHSMSTNSLVNGSSSSCAVSMLPNSNSLTSIKTLDTWTHNDPIDVELGASVSRGENWRKHYIFAMDGKTWQIVRDRFPEQMEILLTRGAIYARMSPEQKQALVMELQNLDYCVAMCGDGANDCGALKVAHTGISLSETESSIASPFTSRKPTIAAVPNVIKEGRAALVTSFGIFKYMAAYSLVQFISVMILYSIDSNLTDKQYLYIDLGLISIFAFFFGKTEAFAGQLVRQVPLSSLISPTPLASLLLHLAVVTAFQVTGWFQLQQQPWFNPFTPSDENHLGCYENYTMFAISSFQYIILAFVFSKGAPYRKPIWSNLPFCLTLVINICIIIYLVLYPSAWVQDFFQLIVPPSESDWKYIMLIYGALAFVSHVFVESVIVEQMVFKRLQARRDQRLSTSKQKYMRLEYSINSFTNWPPITEVYEPHDPAALDEVQPTYVNLGAEQNIEVQHTTFPGFYEVPDNKQMQSPISASATLQA; translated from the exons ATGATGAACAGCGAAGTCTTGCGAG ATCCGTTACCATGCGTGGGTGTATTAAACCAAGACCAGGAGGATGAAATGAAAGTTTCTGGATATCGACACTCTCGTATGCGCACCCTTCTGTGTTGGTTGTGTATTGTTCTAACTGGAGGACTCCTTCGTTTGGTCTTGCACTGGTGGCGTCACTGGTATTTGTTTGCCACCAGCCATCCATGTCCCCTGCAAGAGGCAGAACAAGTATTGGTCGAGGAAGACTACCAGGGCAAGCACAAACTTTATCACGTCAAGACCGTGCACTACCTCACAATTGACCAGTTGAA ATCATTGTTGCAGAGCGAGCAAGAGGAACGAGAACGAGATTGTTTTAGCTCGCCAGATGAAACTCCGCTGCAATTGTCTGTGCACTTCTCGTCTGCACAATTTAGAC ATTGCGAATCGTTGAAGATATTTCGTTGTAAGCAATTGGTTTACGCTTGGGACACCAACATCAATGGATTTAACAAAATCAATGGCCTCGACAATAACGTGCCCTGCTCTTACTTTCACCAGCAACGGGGCCTTACATTGAAAGAACAGCTCTCCAGACGTATTGTGTTTGGCGATAACGAAATAACCGTGCCATTGCACGATGTCAAGACGCTTTTTTTCCTGGAGGTTCTTAACCCTTTCTATGTGTTTCAACTATTTTCGGTCATCCTGTGGTTCACCTACAACTATTACTATTATGCCTGTGTTATTCTGCTGATGTCGATATTTGGTATAGCAATGTCAATTTTCCAAACAAAGAAG AACCAAGATGTGCTTCACAAAACCGTAATGAATACTGGAAATGCTTGGATTGTAAATGCCAAAGGCGTGTCTAAGGAACTTCCAACACAAACTCTCGTGCCTGGCGATATAATTGAAATTCCGTCTTCGGGCTGTACTATGCAGTGCGATGCGGTTTTATTGTCGGGCAACTGCATTCTAGATGAGTCGATGCTAACAGGAGAGAGTGTACCAGTGACTAAGACGCCACTGCCAATGAAGCGAGATGTCATTTTCGACAAAAAGGATCATGCTAGACACACTCTATTTTGTGGCACAAAAGTCATTCAAACCCGATATATTGGGTCAAAGAAGGTGCTGGCCTGTGTTATTAACACTGGTAATATAACAGCAAAGGGCGGGCTCATTCGTTCCATTTTGTATCCTCCGCCCGTAGACTATAAGTTTGAGCAGGATTCgtataaatttattcaatttttggCGCTAATCGCTTGTATTGGGTTTATATACACACTTGTCACAAAG ATATTACGTGGTACGGATCCTGTGAAGATCGCCGTAGAATCTTTAGATTTAATAACAATTGTGGTCCCACCGGCCTTACCAGCAGCAATGACCGTGGGTCGTTTTTATGCCCAGAAACGTTTGAAGGCCAACGATATATTTTGCATTTCGCCGCGTTCCATCAATGTTGCTGGCAGCATTAACTGCTGTTGCTTTGACAAG ACCGGGACTCTTACTGAAGATGGATTGGATATGTGGGGAGTAGTGCCAAAATCTTTGACAAATCAATTCCAAATTCCGATGAAAGACGTGCAGCGCCTTCCCTACGaccattttttatttgctaTGGTGACGTGTCACTCTATTACGGTAATGAACGGTCGCATGATGGGAGATCCATTGGACCTTAAGATGTTTGAGTCAACAGGATGGATACTAGAGGAATCCAAGGATATACCAGAAAATGAGAAATACGGCCTAATCTATCCGACTGTTCTGCGACAGCCGAATAAGAATGTGCTGAAGGCCGAGAAATGCGCTGCAAATCAAGAAAGTCCGTCAGTTCAACGACAGTCTTCTGTAGATGATCTATTGGCGAATGTTGGTCTGTCACGAACTGAAAAGAATTTTGATCATGGGATTGTTAGGGAATTTCCATTTTCATCAAATCTCCAGCGCATGTCTGTCATAACTCGCTGCTTAAGTGTACAGGGCTTCAATGTGTACTGCAAAGGATCTCCAGAGATGATGCAACAGCTATGTCAGCCAGAAAGCTTGCCGGAAAACTACTCACAGCAGTTGTCTACGTTTGCTAAAAAGGGCTACCGGATTATCGCTGTGGCATTTAAGGCACTCGCTCCCAAGGTAAACTATACGAAAGTGCAGAGGCTTTCCCGCGAGGAGGTCGAACACAATTTGGAGTTTCTGGGATTTGTCATTCTCGAAAATCGATTAAAGCCTGATACCACGTCTGTAATAAATGCCCTTACAACTGCTAATATTCGTACTATAATGGTTACTGGCGATAACATACTGACTGCGACAAGCGTGGCCCGAGATTGTGGAATTGTCACATCCTCGCAGGCAGTGATTACGGTACACGCCTCTCCAGTTGATGCGCATGCTAGTGCTAACCCCAATGAAGGAATTGAGAGGATCGATGGTGATCTGCATGAATTTAGCCAATACGAGCTGCAGTATACACTCGAATTGGGTAGTAAGATTTGCCCATCTGCTGTCTTGACACCCAACGGTAATGGAAATGGAATTATGTCAGGtcattataaaaataatgatGCCTGTGCTCCTCACCATTCAATGTCAACGAACTCGCTGGTAAATGGTTCTAGCTCTAGTTGTGCTGTTAGTATGTTACCGAACAGCAACAGTTTGACCAGTATTAAAACGTTAGACACATGGACTCACAATGATCCGATTGATGTCGAACTCGGAGCCAGTGTTTCACGTGGGGAAAATTGGCGAAAACACTACATATTTGCCATGGATGGAAAGACGTGGCAAATTGTTAGAGATCGTTTCCCAGAGCAAATGGAAATCCTTCTGACTCGAGGTGCCATATATGCTCGCATGTCTCCGGAGCAAAAGCAGGCCCTAGTTATGGAGCTACAGAATCTGGACTACTGTGTAGCTATGTGCGGGGACGGAGCCAATGACTGTGGTGCTCTAAAAGTAGCACATACTGGAATTTCTCTAAGCGAAACTGAATCGTCTATAGCCTCACCTTTTACATCTCGTAAACCTACTATTGCGGCAGTACCTAATGTAATAAAAGAAGGTCGAGCCGCCTTAGTTACATCATTTGGTATCTTTAAATACATGGCCGCCTATTCCCTGGTGCAGTTCATTTCAGTTATGATCCTATATTCTATAGACTCCAATTTAACAGACAAGCAGTACCTGTATATAGATTTGGGTTTGATATCGATATTTGCGTTTTTCTTCGGTAAGACGGAGGCGTTTGCTGGTCAGCTTGTTAGGCAAGTTCCGCTTAGTTCATTAATATCACCTACCCCGCTAGCTTCACTGTTACTGCATTTAGCCGTCGTGACGGCGTTTCAAGTGACTG GTTGGTTTcaactgcagcaacaaccaTGGTTTAATCCCTTTACACCATCTGATGAAAACCACCTGGGCTGCTATGAAAACTATACTATGTTTGCCATATCCAGTTTCCAATATATTATACTCGCATTTGTCTTTTCAAAGGGTGCCCCTTATCGAAAACCAATCTGGTCTAACTTGCCCTTTTGCCTGACGCTGGTGATAAACATTTGCATTATAATTTATCTTGTGCTCTATCCCAGCGCCTGGGTGCAGGACTTTTTCCAACTTATAGTACCGCCAAGTGAAAGTGATTGGAAATATATTATGCTAATCTACGGAGCTTTGGCGTTTGTTAGTCATGTCTTTGTCGAGTCCGTCATTGTCGAACAAATGGTGTTCAAGCGATTACAAGCGCGGCGTGACCAACGGTTGAGCACATCAAAACAAAAGTATATGCGATTGGAGTATAGTATAAACTCATTTACAAACTGGCCTCCGATAACTGAAGTATACGAGCCACATGATCCTGCTGCATTAGATGAAGTTCAACCTACGTATGTTAACTTGGGTGCTGAGCAGAATATTGAGGTACAGCACACCACTTTTCCTGGATTTTATGAAGTTCCGGATAACAAACAAATGCAATCTCCAATTTCCGCTTCAGCGACATTGCAAGCATAA